tattcttaaaatttaatgaaaataaacCCACGCGTAGCGTGGATCAAATTTCTAGTTCTCATAAAAGATGGGAGAGACGCATATAGATCTAAACAATATCCAAAATCCTAAGTGTCTGACTCAAATCTCATTTGGAATACAAATATCTGGAATTAAACCAGTATTTGCATTCATACAGATGAATCCAATTAATTAGATTTGTGATagtgaaatttttaatatttcatttgcTTATGGATGAGAACTGATTTATGGATATTAAAAACTTTCGTATTCATTAATAAAAGGCACCGGCTCGTTCAAGTACATGCACATATAGATTCTTCTGCTCCGTACGTAAGTTCCTACAGATTTTCTTAGATACTCAAATCAAAACGTACATGAATAAAAGTTTATTTGTTGTGTTAAATTAAAATCACATTCAAGGaagtttcaaataatattaaggTTTAGTAGTTTTACTAAGGATAAGTCTTAATAAATTTGAACTCCTCAATCATCAatcatatatagtatatattagcCATGATAATGCATATCGTTACCATCTAAACCTGCTGATCATAGCAAAATCTACTTACACAAAGCCTTTGGAATCTTGTAcacaattattctttttttttcttttctttttgctaaGAATCTAACATTGAACAAGTACTCTATTGTATGATACTCTAAACTTTATATATCAGAAATTATTGATATATGCATATACTGTTCAGCCAAATCAAGACCGAAACAATAATAGCTGATACCTTTTATTATGACCCATTATCAGGAAGGATTCTTAAGCGATAATAACTAATTAAAGATAGAGGGGCCAAGACAACCTTGCATGATGATGAAacttttgattctaaatttatatgaattttataagATGGGAAGTTTCATCGTAATGACAAGTATGAGCTTTTTTCAATGAATCTAAAGAACAAAACAAGAAATTATTGGACAAAAAGGAGTCCCACTATTgggtcaaaaaataataaacacgACCCAAGACAATCATATTCCATATCGTATGAATCATATCTTCTAGCTTTAATAACAATACAACAAAATTAAGATTTGAGCATATGAATATTTTCCCCCAAGTACTTTGAGTCCATGTCGTTTTGACGCTTGGTGTTTTTGCTTGTTCCATCTTTTAAATAAATTGGAATAGCTTAACACTTTCATATCAAGATCAAGATCAAGATTTTCagttaattagtatatatatttcttttttacgATACACAAACTTCAACTCTCAGATCAACACCAAGTGATGTTAAGTTAAACCGTTAGTTTTTTGTTCTCTTCGTCATTTTTAATTTCTCCCGTTTATCACAAGTACAAAGTTTGATCATTCTTTATTGATGGAAAAAGAATAACAATTACATAAACAGAATAATGTGGAGAGTATTTCATTAATAAGTAGTTAGGTAAATGtctcaaaggaaaaaaaacacaCTTTCTAGCATAAAATATGATCCATAATCGACTAATCTACCAAAATCTGTTGATATTAGTTAATTAACACCATGTTTTAAAATGCAACTGATAGTTATTATAGTTCAGTCTAATCAAATGGTTATCTATGTTAGACGTcccaaaaatatattgttgtaaCATAATTTCCGTGATGTTTTATTGACATTTCTGTAATGTTCATATTGattagaaaaattaattatggtgtaaaatatatttacgtCGTATTTGGGCGGGTATAATCGAAGAATTGCATATTCCAGTATAATTCTCAAGTGTGTAGATTCTAGTTAATTATTCATGTTTGCGTGGTCAGATTAGGAAAATGTTGTTAAGTATTGCTAAATATATTAAGTTCTCTGTATCACGTGTGTTACCTGGAGAATTTGAACTGGATAATCTGAAATACAGGGACGCGCCCATGAGTGCTACTTGGTTTTGACTAAATTTATTAAGATGATTAATTATTCTGATGTGAATACAAATTCGAGAAATAGTTTATAATCTGCTCAAATACAACCAAAAGGGTACATATGGACATGTTAAACGGCAGCTTTCACGTTTTCGATCcatataaaagtattaaaatatcTGAATAAATTGAATCTTAACCAAATTCATAACATAGCTAAGAAATTAATGACATACTTGTAGCACGTAAAATTTGCAAACGGGACTAAAACTCTTTTCTACTGAAAACTTAGAACTATTATGAGGCAAACACAAAAAACAAACCATCTTTAATTCAAAACTGGTAACACCTATAAGGCTATAACCAATCAACTATAATATTGTCTCTCTAATGATATGTGTAATTTGATGGTTTAATATACTGATGTAAAACgatattataagaaaattttttGGAAGTCCAATAAAGCGTTCTTTCGCTGTGAGCCAAAGAGGTGATGATATTGGTTCAATCTTCTCATTTTATGGGCTGAGACGGTGAGAGCAGAGCATCCATGAAGCTTCACACAAAAGCATGGAGCATGTGACGTCCCTCTTTCTTCTACATATACAAACATTTTTGCGAAcacatgtttattttaaattatatacacaaaataaaaacaatcacACGTAATTACGACACAAGTATCtataaaagagaacaaagacaTTATtgtgtacaaaaaaatataatacgtaGATTATGAGTGTATTGCGACTAACTAGCATTACTTCGACAGTCCAGCTTAATCACATCGCTTAGTCGTAACTCCTTTGCTTTTCGTATTCTATGCGGTTTTCTCCAACTCTAGCTAATCTCAGGTTTTGACTTCGCTATGAACTCTATAGATTGATCCACAAAGAGATTGTACCTACTTCAGTGATTCCTTCAGACGTGTCAATGGGGCACCCCATAGTGACTAGGATGGATATCTCGTATCCGAAAATTAGAGCACCTCCAACGGGATTTCTACCCATTGGAATTCTAAATTtgtcatatatgtatatattgtatatgtgtATATAGTTGTGAGGTCCATTATTTTGGGAAGAACCCCTCTTAAAGTCTCTTAAAGCAAACTCCACAACTACATacacatatacaatatatacttatacataTATGACAAGTTTAGAACTCTATGGGTAGAATTCCCATTGGATGTGCTTTAACGCTTTtattttgattgttattttttagATGACTTAATATTTTACAATATACATCTGGTCATTTTCGAATGAGCGAGAGAGATAGTATGCTAAATagaattacatatattttttagttttctctTCTTATTCGTATAGAGTTGTaaacatcccctatatattaatcttggagcattacaacatgttttcgtagccacgtgtcatcacgagaattattcttagaattgttagaaaaataagttggtccatataaacatatactatgatttttattaaactaagtatcaaattaattagtagtgtacaGAAGAATATTTTTCCTTTCCtaaaataaaagctacggaattacctagtatggttaacatatatatgacaaataatgattatgaatcatacatatttgataacaatttttctaacctctatttttttttgtttaattttataatattaaaagaaattaaacaatcacattaagaatataataaaaaaaatttagattttttcttatatgttatatttaaaatttttaaaaacgactataaattactaaaaaatggtaaaagtcctacattgaaattttttatgatcaatggtttaactttttttttgttcaaacaagatataaatgatcatatatcgtagGAGTGGGCGTTCAGATACATGTTCGGGTTCGTATCgggtatttcagtataaaggtatagaacccgttcgaGTATTTCTACACTTCaagtcgggttcgggtattttatgttcaggttcggatatttaaattttgaaaaatatattttaacttaagtggctttctaatttttaaaagattaaactattaataggtttggagataaaacttttaaaatagaaagaaactaatttagttgttgttttgaaattttagatgcaatttttgttaatgcaagaaacaagagcttaatatgtattttaagtgagtagcaaatgattttgtccataattatatatatattatctaactTTGAGCAATaagcatcattaatataaatattttaaataaaataagagaagtaaactagaaatacatgattaagtatacttatgtttggttatcttcggatatctattcgggttcagatattacccgttcggattcagatattacctgaactggtgaaataagtaatttgttttgttgttctagaattagattattttttgacagaactggtgaatatatactagatagacatttatatttcgagtctgcacttataatctataacaacttgatatattatatttgaacactaacctgttaatATAAATTGTccgtgattttttttcaaaattctgattcttagatatgtatctagagtaaaactaatttttacatatgtccattttttaaaattgacacttatgtaattcatcgaattcatagaagaagttaaaaaagaaacttaactcatatcaatgaaacaaagacgagaacgaaagcacaattttatagaggtagaaaatgaaatcacttatgtagagtcaatagtaaacaaatcgagagctaAAAATGTAATCcctttcgtcattatacaatcgatgttgcctatttggtttcggtgatttgtgtcagccgcaaaacttaatttctttttgtgcatatgaagtattaaaaataataatgagaagtaatacgttaactcttcaacaacgatgatatatttaagagaccaacatttgtattcgtcattttataatcgataaagattgtaatgttgcaaaatattaaaactatttaataaacaaacattattataaaaactcaccACGCGCATATGCGCGgattataataaaaactaaattatttgtatggttaataaaagttataaaaaaatttatagctGAAAATAATTTACCTCAATTGATTTGTATCTAATCTAGCTCGTACACAATATTAATATACTCGATCAAACATATCTTTACTATCTGGGTACCTTCTACCATAATATAGGATATAAACAATACTTATATTTATCTCGACtacagttgacaaaaaaaaatatttatctccagtacagttgacaaaaaaaatatttatctcgAGTACCATTTACTGTTTGGGTTAAAAGTTGTAAGTAAATATTAATATCTAGTCTTGTAGCATTAAGTGTGTTCTATCCGAGACCAACCAGATTAATCATTTTCGTCTAAGGCTTCTTTTGTTCAATATTGTGTATCAAAATACAATATCATAACAGTTGATATAGTACATTGCATCAATAAAGCCAAAACaaacttttgaaaaaaataatctaaCCTGACATAATTCAATTACAAGAGAAATGAATGATGAAATTCAGATCGAATATTGGTTGGACGATGACAATATGTTGCTATCAACCGGATTAATGGTAAGacatatatcaaaaataaaaataaaaataaaatggaaaattatACTAAGAAGGATAATATCAATTAATAGCGAAGGAATAGCATTCGGTGGATTTTTACTACAAAACTACTTCAGCTTGTCGTACAACGCATGCATTCAGCATAATTTCCATAGTTTATATCAACCGTAAGAGTTCAGCTGACCGATTTCAGCCTGTAGTGACTATTATTAGTCCGTAATCAAATTGCATTTactataattacaaaaattagaGCCGTCGTTTGACCCAAAAAACACATGAAAATAATAGTGTTAGCTAAACACAACTTAATTGCTGGTTGCCTGGTTGGCATGTTGTGAAAGTTGACAATTAACCACATATTGACCGACCCGACCCAAAATCTAAATTttcacttaaaatataaaagaagtTGAATAGTGCACATGATTCTCAAGTTCAAACCATACATAAACGATCTTATTTAAACTTGTAGTACATAAAGTCATATCATCAAGCAGAAACAGTAACGAGCCATGTCAATAGGCAACCAGGAACCTAAACGAGTTTACGCCAACTCCAATAAATTGTCGGATTCTTATGGTGTGACACGTGGCTGGAAGCATATTAAGCCACGTCGTTCTCATTACACTTCTTTCTTACTGCTATTCCTACATTCCCTACTCCCTAGTTATGTTCCGTGGACTATCAGCACTCAGCTAAGGCCACACCTCCTTctacatgtatttatatctttattactttttggacaacttaaatatattactataatttaattttttgtggTATTAAACCTATACGTAAACCAAACCTGACAAatttcataaaaaccgaaaaatGGAACACTACTTTTCTGGtgacaaataaaaaatcttatgaTTTAGGACAAGGTTAACCTAACCTAGAAGAAACATGAGACATAGAAGTTCAATAGACCAAGATTGCGCAGTGACATTATCATCAATGGTTTAATCAGCTTAATTAGACTCGAAGTTTTTGTATGATAATAATCCAATCGTTACTTTACGAGTTTACTGAATTGTTGATTCCAAGAGATACTACTGATAAAACCGAGAACTAAGATGGGGAATATACTATCTAATTGCCCAAAAATCATGTTTAAAATCTATACAACTTGTTTTCACCGAGCTCacacattaataaaatatgataagctTGTGCTTTACGTTTGTACCTAAAAACTAATGTTAAGCTTCGTTTTACACCTCTTGTACTCgaaaaataagtttatataaGATGTTTCTTATCGATTAACGGTCTATTATATTGGTTAATTAATGTTTATATTGTTTCTTGCTAATGTGGATATGTGCTCAGGTTAAACCGATTACTGACATCTATCAACacaataaaatcaatttaaaacaacaacttgatatttatttacttaattatgttatatattCTTTCCTTACTCCCACCTTCACTTTTGATTATGCAAATGCCTCTACATAGAAACAATAAAGAGAAATAGGCCAAAAAAACACTGAACTTTTCgggaattgccaaaagaaacctgTACTCGAGCCTGACCAAAAAAAGCCTGAACTTTTGTTGACTTTTCGGGTTTATTAAGAAACTTACGGTTGACTGACCAGATTAACACACCGTTAACCGACAGTTAAGACAGTGTTAACTCACCGTTAATTGCTGCCGTTTAATGAAACTACGTCGTTtcattatgttgttttgttaaacacaaaatctcaagacgacgtcgttttgcGTAATTAAAATTGTTGTTGGCTGGACTCGAACCCGTGCACTCGTGGTCTTAAGGGGGttttgccactgagctagtggaACTTTCGTTAGATTATCacacatgtttatttttattgatcaaaagatgTGTTTGATTTCAATCCGACAAAGTGATCCCGGGCCAAGGATTCTCCATCGGCGTCGCCGCACACCACGCCGTTTTAGACGGAAAAACGTCAACCATGTTCGTCAAAGCATGGGCTCACACGTGCAAACAAGAGAACAAAGTCGTCGCCCCTCTACCGGAGGCTCTAACTCCGTCTCTCGATCGGTCGTTGATCAAAGATACAACCGGACTCGATGAACAGATGCTCAACATCGTGAGATCTCTGAACGACGGCGGCAGAATCGCCGGGAGCATAAGAAACCTGAGTTCTATTCCCGCCTGGGATCGAGGAGACGACGGCGTCTTCGCCACGCTCGTGCTGTCGCGCGGCGACGTCGAGAAGCTCCGGGAGCGAGTCAAGAACGAGTCGCCAGATCCGAGTGAGCTTCTTCACCTGTCGACTTTGGTCGTCGCCTACGCTTAC
The window above is part of the Brassica napus cultivar Da-Ae chromosome C3, Da-Ae, whole genome shotgun sequence genome. Proteins encoded here:
- the LOC125583213 gene encoding phenolic glucoside malonyltransferase 2-like; protein product: MFVKAWAHTCKQENKVVAPLPEALTPSLDRSLIKDTTGLDEQMLNIVRSLNDGGRIAGSIRNLSSIPAWDRGDDGVFATLVLSRGDVEKLRERVKNESPDPSELLHLSTLVVAYAYVWTCLVKARGGDMERPVSLLFVADFRERLHPPLPATYFGNCMFLVDKRRRLSLIRQSDETTSYSLTPKINVRLFNS